In one Sphingomonas hankookensis genomic region, the following are encoded:
- a CDS encoding VOC family protein: MTGSTDPRGAVGVAERPSAPPTIDGVLETALYVTDLDRSVAFFADDLGRPVLLRNERMAAFDAGRRSVLLLFAQGQSAESMAVPGGVIPGHDGAGRLHMAFAIADADYGAWRDHLEQCGIALTSEIRWPGGGRSLYFDDPDGHIIELATPGLWPNY, encoded by the coding sequence ATGACTGGCTCAACCGATCCGCGCGGCGCTGTGGGGGTGGCTGAACGCCCCTCCGCTCCCCCCACGATCGATGGCGTGCTCGAAACCGCGCTCTATGTCACCGATCTCGATCGGTCGGTCGCTTTCTTCGCCGACGATCTCGGCCGGCCGGTGCTGCTGCGCAACGAGCGGATGGCCGCGTTCGATGCGGGGCGGCGCAGCGTTCTGCTGCTGTTCGCGCAGGGGCAGTCGGCGGAATCGATGGCGGTGCCCGGCGGCGTCATCCCCGGCCATGACGGCGCGGGCCGGCTGCACATGGCCTTTGCGATCGCCGATGCCGATTATGGCGCGTGGCGCGACCATCTCGAGCAGTGCGGGATCGCGCTCACCAGCGAAATCCGGTGGCCCGGCGGCGGTCGCAGCCTGTATTTTGACGATCCTGACGGCCATATCATCGAACTGGCCACGCCCGGCCTGTGGCCGAACTACTGA
- a CDS encoding DUF2794 domain-containing protein — MGIVTPFPASRQPGQVGFERAELTRILDLYGRMVAAGHWRDYAIDLGREAAVFSAFRRATERPEFRIEKRPSLRNKQGMWALVGEAGAIVKRGHELGPVLAPVERRLMKLVEE; from the coding sequence ATGGGAATCGTCACCCCCTTTCCCGCGTCACGCCAGCCGGGGCAGGTCGGGTTCGAACGCGCCGAGCTGACCCGCATCCTCGACCTCTATGGCCGGATGGTCGCCGCCGGGCATTGGCGCGACTATGCGATCGATCTGGGGCGCGAGGCGGCGGTCTTCAGCGCCTTCCGCCGCGCGACCGAACGGCCCGAGTTCCGCATCGAGAAGCGGCCGAGCTTGCGCAACAAGCAGGGCATGTGGGCGCTGGTGGGGGAGGCCGGCGCGATCGTGAAGCGCGGGCACGAGCTGGGACCGGTACTGGCCCCGGTCGAGCGCCGGCTGATGAAGCTGGTCGAGGAATAA
- the epsC gene encoding serine O-acetyltransferase EpsC, translating into MVARLLRYLDSIKARDPAPRSRAEILTYPGVWAVAFHKVSHRLFRARWYFAARSINHFSRFLTAIDIHPGATIGRHFFIDHGFVVIGETAEIGDGVTIYQNVTLGGTSPDNGIAGKRHPTISDGAIIGSGAQVLGPITIGTRARVGANAVVTKDVPEGTTVVGIPARPTVVEGGQAPDPRFVPYGTPCRDTFDPQTQRMELLRCEVETLKRQLDALLAEQQDHRDRA; encoded by the coding sequence ATGGTTGCGCGGCTGTTGCGCTATCTGGATTCGATCAAGGCGCGGGACCCCGCGCCGCGGTCGCGCGCCGAAATCCTGACCTATCCCGGCGTATGGGCGGTCGCGTTCCACAAGGTTTCGCACCGGCTGTTCCGCGCGCGCTGGTATTTCGCTGCGCGATCGATCAACCATTTCTCGCGCTTCCTGACCGCGATCGACATCCATCCGGGTGCCACGATCGGCCGGCATTTCTTCATCGACCACGGCTTCGTCGTGATCGGCGAGACGGCGGAGATCGGCGATGGCGTCACCATCTATCAAAATGTGACGCTGGGCGGGACCAGCCCCGACAACGGCATCGCCGGCAAGCGGCATCCGACGATCAGCGACGGCGCGATCATCGGGTCGGGCGCGCAGGTGCTGGGACCGATCACTATCGGGACACGTGCGCGGGTCGGCGCCAATGCGGTGGTGACGAAGGACGTGCCGGAGGGGACGACCGTCGTCGGCATCCCGGCGCGACCGACCGTGGTCGAGGGCGGGCAGGCACCCGATCCGCGCTTCGTCCCCTATGGCACGCCATGCCGCGACACGTTCGATCCGCAGACGCAGCGGATGGAGCTGCTGCGCTGCGAGGTGGAAACGCTCAAGCGGCAGCTCGACGCGCTGCTGGCCGAGCAGCAGGACCATCGCGACCGCGCCTGA
- a CDS encoding sulfite exporter TauE/SafE family protein, translating into MLENIDWARLAEFIAAGFAAQIVDGALGMAFGVISSTLLVSVLGVPPATASASVHVVECFTTGVSGISHALHKNVNWKLFWRLVLPGIAGGVTGAYLLSSLDASVTRPFVMTYLAGIGLYLLWRGLRKPPEPKEPKVIAPLGLVGGFLDAAGGGGWGPVVTSNLLVQGATPRTTIGTVNTVEFFLTVSISATFLFHLGLEAFTTAVAGLLIGGIVAAPFGAMFAKHIPARTLLILVGVVLTITSLYSVYRALS; encoded by the coding sequence ATGCTCGAGAATATCGACTGGGCGCGTCTGGCCGAGTTCATTGCCGCCGGATTTGCCGCCCAGATCGTCGATGGTGCGCTGGGCATGGCGTTCGGGGTGATTTCGTCGACCCTGCTGGTGAGCGTGCTGGGCGTGCCGCCCGCGACCGCCTCCGCCAGCGTGCATGTCGTCGAATGTTTCACGACCGGCGTGTCGGGGATCAGCCACGCGCTGCACAAGAATGTGAACTGGAAGCTGTTCTGGCGGCTGGTGCTGCCCGGCATCGCCGGCGGCGTCACCGGCGCCTATCTGCTGTCGTCGCTCGACGCTTCGGTCACGCGGCCGTTCGTGATGACCTATCTGGCCGGGATCGGCCTGTACCTGCTGTGGCGGGGCTTACGGAAGCCACCCGAGCCGAAGGAGCCGAAGGTCATCGCCCCGCTGGGGCTGGTCGGTGGGTTCCTCGACGCGGCGGGCGGCGGCGGCTGGGGTCCGGTCGTGACCTCCAACCTGCTGGTACAGGGCGCCACCCCGCGCACGACGATCGGCACGGTCAACACGGTCGAATTCTTCCTGACCGTCAGCATTTCGGCGACGTTCCTGTTCCATCTGGGGCTGGAGGCCTTCACCACCGCGGTTGCCGGCCTGCTGATCGGCGGCATCGTCGCCGCGCCGTTCGGGGCGATGTTCGCCAAACACATCCCGGCGCGCACGCTGCTGATCCTCGTCGGCGTCGTGCTGACGATCACCAGCCTGTACAGCGTGTATCGGGCGCTTTCATAG